The DNA window GCTGGCTACTCACTGTCTATTGGCCGGTTACCAGGTCCAAAAAGAGCTTATTGATGACAGTGTGGTTCATTTGGCGGCTGAAGAGGCCGGTATCTAACTACTGGTTGGTGATTGCCAACCGGTTTTTCTATTTATTTTGGCTCTTTTTCCTAATTGTTTCAGCTGCTAAAACATCGTGCAAATGTGAAAAATCCTTGGAACAAAATCTAATTTAATTTGCAATTGTTGCACATTGGACCGGAAAATGTGCTGATATATTGTGAAAATGAGGTGCTGGTTTAATTTGCAAGTTCACATAATACCTCATCAACCTTACTAAAAAATGATAGACAAAGTCCTTTAATGCTTCCATCGTAAGAGCATTCAAGCCTTAAATATACTACCTGATATCGTGAAAGTGGGATATCTTTGTATTTAGAGTGAACGATTACTTGTGGATACATGGATAATATTCTGTTCACAACTGTTGTTTTCCCCATACCTGATACTCCAAGTAAAGTAAAAGAGCCTGCGGTGCTGCGATAATTGTTTGAAACAAAGGACTTATCCAATACATTTCTTGCTACATAACCCTGTCTTATAACTCTACTGATTCTACTTTCTAAATCTAAATGTATCGCTAGTGGCTGAAAGACATCATATAGACGTCCCACTAAATGGGCTCTGTATTGATTATCTAACTGTCTTTCTTCTTTATTATAGGGAGGAAAATTTGCTAACTTTGATACTACCTCTTCAGAAGAAATGATTTCAGGCAATGCCTCTATAAATGGATTACCTTTATATTCTGAAATAATCTGCTCTTTGTATTGGGCATTATGTATCAAATCCAGCACGGTCTTTTCCCTCCTTCTGTGCCTTTAATAGTAATTCGACTAAATTTTGCTCGGCATCACCATAGGCTTTTTCTTCAACTACTATATTTGGTTCTTCTGGTCTTATTTCGATAATATTTTGTTTCCTCTCCTGCTGCTTCTCAAAATGGCGATTATCTCTGATATTCTGGATACGCCTTTTTTTGCTTATGCCTTCTTCAACTTCATTTTTTGTCTCTTCTTTTGCCTGTTCAATGATTTCTTCTATGTCATTTAATAAATCTATTTTATTTTGCAATTCTGTTTTTTTTGATGCTTTAGTCTGCATTTTTTCATGTTCCATTAGATAAGTTACTTCTTCAATGGACTTTTCTTTGTATCTTGACTGGTGTTCTAATAAAAAACACTTATCAAATTTTCTCCCATCTTCATATTTGATATAAATATAACTCATATCCCTTGGATCATATGATATGTCAACTTTCCAAGATCCATTGTTCCTTGCTTTCTCGAACCATCGTTCTTTTAATGAGGTTTTAGAACCAAATAGCATCCCTTTAAATTTAATCCCATGCTGTGTCACAGTTGCTTTATCTTTTGGCAGTAAATTTAATTTCAATAAATCCTCATCAACAGTTCTTAACCTTCCTGTTCTATTAGCAATACCCCATTCCCAGATTAACTTGGGTATAGGTTCTACACCGTCTGCAATCATATCTTCACTTCGGGTATAGTTAGATAAATAGTGATGATTATTATGATACAATACACATTTTATTATGATTTGAGTAAACTGCCTTAAATCAAGAGTTGCTGATAGTCTGTAATCTTGCTCTCCTCTTTCACGATATTGACTTTTAATTGCACCGGGCATGAAAGGCTTGGTATGTTGGTTTATAGTGTTAAAATACCTCTCAATAATCCCCTTCATGTCACCTCTATAAGGGCTGGTGTTTAATACTTTTATTCCAAATGCTGATATTAAAGATTCTATGTTTTCCCCTTCCAATTCTCCTCTATCTGCAATAATTGCTTCGGGCAGGGTGCTGCAGTAATTCCACTCATCATTACCAATCTCTATACCGTACTTCCTGCAAAAGGATACTTTATCTGACGCAGCATTAATTAATGCGATACTCGCCCCAATCCAACTTGGACCTTCCAAAGATATATTAATTCCTACGACACAACGTGAAAATACATCCATAACAGTATATATAACCGGCCTTCCTATAATCCAATTTCGATTATATTGGGATACTAAATAAACATCTCCTACTGTTGCATCTATTTGAAATATTGCTCCCGGTCCAAATGCTTCTTCAGTAGAAGAGCCTGTTAACCCCCTATGTTGTAATTCATATCGCTTTGCACTTTGCCTGGTAGATACTTCTTTTTTAATGTTTCTCTCCTTATTAAACCAATACCTGAATTGTCTTAATGTAGGAATGGCTTCATTTACTATTCCATTATCACTAAAGTATTCCTTAATCATAAGTTCATAGGTTAATGTTAAAGTCTTTCTTGAAGAATTGTAATAAAACCTATTAAGTGCTGTATTAAAAATCTTTATCGTTTCGGGGGTAATAACAAAAGTATTATCTTTTTCTTTGTTCCCTTGTTTCCCACCACAATTATGATAATCAGGAAGTAAAGAGTTTTTGTGCATACCTCTCTGCCAAAACCGTTTTAAATATCTCATTACAGTTGCTTCGTGGATATTTTCAACATATTCTCTGACAAGTTTAGCCCTCTTTTCAGCAATGTAAATATCAGGCTCAATTGCAACAATCTCTTTAATGGCATTATAGGCCTTATCTCTTATGGCCTTATGTTTAGGTAGGATATCCTCTTCATCTTTAATGATCATATATGGTTCGTTATCTAAAACATATATAGTGCCATCATTTAACCCACTCTGAATAAAGGTTTCTGAAACTGTAATAGGCATTGAGTTACCGTAAATATCAATTAGATAGATGATATCTTTATAGTAATACAGAATTCGGTAATATATTTTACCCTGACTTGTTTCATATAAGATTACACTATTGATTGGAAGCATACCTAGCACCCCAATCAATAATAATTTTGGGACGACTTTTTGCTATATCTATTGATTCACTCATATCAATGTAAATATGTTTAGATGCTAGAAG is part of the Desulfofalx alkaliphila DSM 12257 genome and encodes:
- a CDS encoding AAA family ATPase — encoded protein: MLDLIHNAQYKEQIISEYKGNPFIEALPEIISSEEVVSKLANFPPYNKEERQLDNQYRAHLVGRLYDVFQPLAIHLDLESRISRVIRQGYVARNVLDKSFVSNNYRSTAGSFTLLGVSGMGKTTVVNRILSMYPQVIVHSKYKDIPLSRYQVVYLRLECSYDGSIKGLCLSFFSKVDEVLCELAN
- a CDS encoding Mu transposase C-terminal domain-containing protein codes for the protein MLPINSVILYETSQGKIYYRILYYYKDIIYLIDIYGNSMPITVSETFIQSGLNDGTIYVLDNEPYMIIKDEEDILPKHKAIRDKAYNAIKEIVAIEPDIYIAEKRAKLVREYVENIHEATVMRYLKRFWQRGMHKNSLLPDYHNCGGKQGNKEKDNTFVITPETIKIFNTALNRFYYNSSRKTLTLTYELMIKEYFSDNGIVNEAIPTLRQFRYWFNKERNIKKEVSTRQSAKRYELQHRGLTGSSTEEAFGPGAIFQIDATVGDVYLVSQYNRNWIIGRPVIYTVMDVFSRCVVGINISLEGPSWIGASIALINAASDKVSFCRKYGIEIGNDEWNYCSTLPEAIIADRGELEGENIESLISAFGIKVLNTSPYRGDMKGIIERYFNTINQHTKPFMPGAIKSQYRERGEQDYRLSATLDLRQFTQIIIKCVLYHNNHHYLSNYTRSEDMIADGVEPIPKLIWEWGIANRTGRLRTVDEDLLKLNLLPKDKATVTQHGIKFKGMLFGSKTSLKERWFEKARNNGSWKVDISYDPRDMSYIYIKYEDGRKFDKCFLLEHQSRYKEKSIEEVTYLMEHEKMQTKASKKTELQNKIDLLNDIEEIIEQAKEETKNEVEEGISKKRRIQNIRDNRHFEKQQERKQNIIEIRPEEPNIVVEEKAYGDAEQNLVELLLKAQKEGKDRAGFDT